From the Vibrio metoecus genome, one window contains:
- a CDS encoding type I restriction-modification system subunit M → MAIKKTELYSSLWASCDELRGGMDASQYKDYVLTMLFMKYVSDKAKHDPNAMIEVPAGASFDDMVSLKGKTEIGEGLNKIIAKLAEENDLKSVIDIADFNDEDKLGKGKEMVDRLTKLVGIFEGLDLSGNRADGDDLLGDAYEYLMRHFATESGKSKGQFYTPSEVSKILSKVLGINEHTSQDCTVYDPTCGSGSLLLKASDEAPRGLSIFGQEMDNATSALARMNMILHDNVTAKISKGNTLAAPEWKDTNGELKTFDFAVANPPFSNKNWTSGINAEHDEFKRFAWGVPPEKNGDYAFLLHIIKSLKSTGKGAVILPHGVLFRGNAEVRIRENLLKQGYIKGIIGLPANLFYGTGIPACIIVIDKESAASRMLKDPLDLDKTEGGIFMVDASKGFAKDGNKNRLRAQDIHKIVDVFTKQLELKGYSRLVSLKEIAGNDYNLNIPRYIDSSEGEDLHDLSAHLAGGIPERDVAALGDFWQVLPSLRDSLFAPARPGYLHAKVAARDVKPTILQHTEFQQFAQSANAPFQAWFAQMQLDCIDGSETPKALIDRISEALLEAYDQVPLLSKYDVYQLLMDYWQDTMQDDVYVLVQDGWDAGKVLRELMVAKGEKLKEVPDLVIGKAKYKAELLPPALLVKRFFAAEQAELDRLQSELDSISQELESYIEEHSTEDGLLADALNDKDKVTAASVKARLKLASDPDERKALQHLQRMFDSEGSSKKAVKEQQDKLDLLVFKRYATLTTNEVKTLLVQDKWQATLQTSIQAEIERMGQQLASRVKDLEERYAEPLPQISQSVDVLSAKVAEHLKAMGLEWAV, encoded by the coding sequence ATGGCAATCAAAAAAACTGAACTCTATTCATCCTTGTGGGCCAGCTGTGATGAGCTGCGCGGCGGCATGGATGCATCGCAATACAAAGACTATGTGCTGACCATGCTGTTTATGAAGTATGTGTCGGATAAAGCCAAGCATGACCCAAACGCGATGATTGAAGTACCAGCAGGCGCCAGCTTTGATGACATGGTGTCGCTGAAGGGTAAAACCGAGATTGGTGAAGGCTTAAACAAAATCATCGCTAAACTGGCCGAAGAAAACGATTTAAAAAGCGTCATCGACATTGCCGACTTTAACGACGAAGACAAGCTCGGCAAAGGTAAGGAAATGGTCGACCGCTTAACCAAGCTGGTCGGTATTTTTGAAGGCTTAGATTTATCTGGCAACCGCGCCGATGGCGATGACTTGTTAGGCGATGCCTATGAATACCTGATGCGCCACTTCGCCACCGAATCGGGCAAATCCAAAGGCCAGTTTTATACCCCGTCTGAAGTGTCGAAAATCCTCTCCAAGGTGCTGGGCATTAACGAACACACCTCGCAAGACTGCACCGTGTATGACCCAACCTGTGGCTCAGGCTCTTTGCTTCTAAAAGCCAGCGACGAAGCGCCACGCGGCTTGTCGATTTTTGGTCAGGAAATGGATAACGCCACTAGCGCCTTGGCGCGCATGAACATGATTTTGCATGACAACGTTACCGCTAAAATCTCCAAGGGCAACACGCTGGCCGCGCCAGAATGGAAAGACACCAACGGCGAGCTGAAAACCTTCGACTTTGCCGTGGCCAACCCGCCGTTTTCCAATAAAAACTGGACCAGCGGTATCAATGCTGAACACGACGAATTTAAACGCTTTGCCTGGGGCGTGCCGCCCGAGAAAAACGGCGACTACGCATTTTTGCTGCATATCATCAAAAGCTTAAAAAGCACCGGCAAAGGCGCGGTCATTCTGCCGCACGGTGTGTTATTCCGCGGCAATGCCGAAGTGCGCATCCGCGAAAACCTGCTCAAGCAAGGCTATATCAAAGGCATTATTGGTCTGCCGGCCAACCTGTTTTACGGCACCGGTATTCCCGCCTGTATTATCGTCATTGATAAAGAATCAGCCGCAAGCCGGATGCTGAAAGATCCGCTTGACCTTGACAAAACCGAAGGCGGTATCTTTATGGTCGATGCCAGCAAAGGCTTTGCCAAAGACGGCAATAAAAACCGCCTGCGCGCGCAAGACATTCATAAAATCGTTGATGTCTTTACCAAACAGCTGGAGCTCAAAGGCTACAGCCGTTTAGTCTCGCTCAAAGAAATCGCCGGCAACGACTACAACCTGAATATCCCGCGTTACATCGATAGCAGCGAAGGAGAAGACTTACACGATTTATCCGCCCATTTAGCCGGTGGTATCCCTGAGCGTGACGTCGCCGCCCTGGGCGATTTCTGGCAAGTATTACCCAGCCTGCGCGATAGCTTATTCGCCCCGGCACGCCCAGGTTATTTGCACGCCAAAGTCGCCGCCCGTGACGTCAAACCAACCATCTTGCAACACACCGAGTTCCAGCAGTTCGCCCAAAGCGCCAACGCACCATTTCAGGCGTGGTTTGCGCAAATGCAGTTAGACTGCATCGACGGCAGCGAAACACCCAAAGCACTCATAGACCGCATCAGCGAGGCGTTGCTCGAAGCCTATGACCAAGTGCCTCTTTTAAGCAAATACGACGTCTACCAGCTGCTGATGGATTATTGGCAAGATACCATGCAAGACGATGTCTATGTGCTGGTGCAAGACGGCTGGGACGCTGGCAAAGTCCTGCGTGAGCTTATGGTTGCCAAAGGCGAGAAACTCAAAGAGGTACCAGATTTAGTCATCGGTAAAGCCAAGTACAAAGCTGAACTGTTACCACCCGCCTTATTGGTGAAACGCTTTTTTGCCGCCGAACAAGCTGAACTCGACCGCCTGCAAAGCGAGCTCGATAGCATCAGCCAGGAGCTGGAAAGTTATATTGAAGAGCACAGCACCGAGGATGGCTTGCTCGCTGATGCGCTCAACGACAAAGACAAAGTCACCGCAGCGTCGGTGAAAGCACGGTTAAAACTCGCATCAGACCCTGACGAGCGTAAAGCGCTGCAACACCTGCAGCGCATGTTTGATAGTGAAGGCAGCAGCAAGAAGGCTGTCAAAGAACAACAAGACAAACTCGACCTATTGGTGTTTAAACGCTACGCCACGCTCACAACCAATGAGGTGAAAACCTTATTGGTACAAGATAAATGGCAAGCCACGCTGCAAACCAGTATTCAGGCCGAAATTGAACGCATGGGCCAGCAACTGGCAAGCCGCGTGAAGGATTTGGAAGAGCGTTATGCCGAGCCATTGCCGCAGATTAGTCAGTCAGTGGATGTGTTAAGTGCCAAAGTGGCTGAGCATTTGAAGGCAATGGGTTTGGAGTGGGCTGTATGA
- a CDS encoding GntP family permease — translation MDPLLQTSDPTYLLSVAAVAIVALLLLIIRFKIHAFASLTLVSLGTAIATGVSSDKVVSTMMTGFGGTLASVALLVGLGAMIGKILEVTGGAKVLADTLIGRFGEQRAPFALGVASLLFGFPIFFDAGLIVMMPIIFSVAKRFGGSPLKYALPSAGAFAVMHAFVPPHPGPVAAAELLGANIGLLLMVGILVAIPTWYLGAYLFGLYAGKKFDIPLSKAFFNTDAIIDEAKLPKFATVMTILVLPVLLIFMDTGLNTLAVAGIIDGKTPAVEFLRMLGKTPIALLITLLVCLAAFAKDYGMARLEKLCGDSLAPICAVILVTGAGGMFGGVLRASGIGSALAGVLSDTGMPIVIAAFVISTCLRVAQGSATVALTTTAALIAPTVAATTGLSELDLCFIVISIAGGATVLSHFNDSGFWLVSRLMEMDEKTTLKTWTVMETLLGGIAFLIVATLSFIL, via the coding sequence ATGGACCCTTTACTACAAACCTCTGATCCAACCTATCTCTTATCCGTGGCGGCGGTTGCGATTGTTGCGCTACTGCTGCTGATTATTCGCTTTAAAATCCACGCTTTTGCTTCACTGACCTTAGTCAGTTTAGGCACGGCGATTGCCACTGGCGTCTCTTCAGACAAGGTGGTTTCCACCATGATGACGGGGTTTGGCGGTACGCTCGCTTCCGTTGCGCTACTGGTCGGCCTTGGTGCAATGATCGGTAAAATTTTAGAAGTGACAGGCGGTGCGAAAGTGCTAGCGGATACGCTGATCGGCCGCTTCGGCGAACAGCGCGCCCCGTTTGCGCTCGGCGTAGCATCGCTACTGTTTGGCTTCCCCATCTTCTTTGATGCGGGCCTGATTGTGATGATGCCGATCATTTTCAGCGTTGCGAAACGCTTTGGTGGCTCACCACTGAAATACGCGCTGCCTTCAGCAGGTGCGTTTGCGGTAATGCACGCCTTTGTTCCACCGCATCCGGGGCCGGTTGCGGCAGCCGAACTGCTGGGTGCAAACATTGGCCTGCTCCTGATGGTCGGTATTCTGGTGGCAATCCCAACATGGTATTTGGGCGCTTACTTATTCGGTCTGTATGCCGGTAAAAAATTCGACATCCCTCTGTCTAAAGCGTTCTTCAATACCGATGCGATCATTGATGAAGCCAAGCTGCCAAAATTTGCGACCGTAATGACCATTCTGGTATTGCCAGTACTGCTGATTTTCATGGATACCGGCTTAAACACCCTCGCGGTTGCAGGCATCATTGATGGCAAAACACCGGCCGTAGAATTCCTACGTATGCTGGGGAAAACTCCGATTGCCCTGTTGATCACTCTGCTGGTTTGTTTGGCGGCATTTGCCAAAGATTACGGTATGGCACGCCTCGAAAAACTGTGTGGTGACTCTCTTGCACCAATCTGTGCGGTGATTCTAGTGACGGGTGCGGGCGGCATGTTCGGTGGCGTACTGCGTGCCAGCGGCATTGGTAGCGCGCTGGCTGGCGTGCTCTCGGATACAGGTATGCCAATTGTGATAGCAGCATTTGTCATTTCTACCTGTTTGCGTGTGGCACAAGGCTCAGCCACTGTAGCACTCACTACCACGGCAGCCCTAATTGCACCAACGGTAGCGGCAACCACTGGCTTATCGGAACTGGATCTGTGCTTTATCGTGATTTCGATTGCCGGCGGTGCTACTGTGCTTTCACATTTTAACGATTCTGGTTTCTGGCTGGTGTCACGCTTGATGGAGATGGATGAGAAAACCACTCTGAAAACGTGGACTGTGATGGAAACCCTTTTGGGCGGTATCGCCTTCCTGATTGTGGCAACACTCAGCTTTATTCTGTAG
- a CDS encoding bifunctional 4-hydroxy-2-oxoglutarate aldolase/2-dehydro-3-deoxy-phosphogluconate aldolase, whose amino-acid sequence MTIEQRLRAIKIVPVIAINDVAHALPLAKVLVENGLPCAEVTFRTEAAAESIRIMREAYPELLIGAGTVLTSAQVDEAIAAGADFIVSPGLNPTTVKYCQQRNIAIIPGVNNPSLVEQAMEMGLRTLKFFPAEPSGGIAMLKALSAVYPVSFMPTGGINPNNAQEYLALKSVVACGGTWMVPTDLMDKGDWDALAELVRNV is encoded by the coding sequence ATGACCATTGAACAACGCTTACGAGCGATCAAAATTGTCCCTGTTATTGCGATTAATGATGTCGCCCACGCACTGCCATTGGCCAAAGTGCTGGTAGAAAACGGTTTGCCTTGTGCAGAAGTCACTTTCCGTACCGAAGCAGCGGCGGAATCCATCCGTATCATGCGTGAAGCTTACCCTGAGCTACTGATCGGTGCGGGTACCGTACTCACAAGCGCACAAGTGGACGAAGCCATTGCGGCAGGTGCCGATTTCATCGTTAGCCCGGGTCTGAACCCGACCACAGTGAAATATTGTCAGCAGCGCAATATCGCGATCATTCCGGGCGTCAACAACCCAAGTTTGGTAGAGCAAGCGATGGAAATGGGTCTGCGTACCCTGAAGTTCTTCCCGGCCGAGCCATCTGGCGGCATTGCGATGCTGAAAGCGCTGAGCGCGGTGTACCCAGTCAGCTTTATGCCAACGGGTGGTATCAATCCAAACAATGCGCAAGAGTATCTGGCGCTCAAATCGGTTGTCGCGTGTGGCGGCACTTGGATGGTACCAACTGACCTGATGGACAAAGGCGATTGGGATGCGCTAGCGGAGCTGGTACGCAACGTCTAA
- a CDS encoding tyrosine-type recombinase/integrase, whose translation MGKLYDKHLKAVLNKSHLKVFTLTDGDGLGARVSLQGNVRWQFRYKINGASKRVDLGDYPDLSLLKAREEAQKCREWLAEGHDPKLQRSVIRQETLKPVSVQDALEYWLVEYAESNRANADKHRSQFQKHIYPYIGALPLAQTETHHWIECFDRVRKGIAGKQRPAPVAAGYVLQNAKQALRFCRVRRYATSRVLDDLTVNDVGKKQRKKDRVLTAQELSDLWNAVQTPNKFLPYYCHLVKFLIVFGARTQEVRLSKWKEWDFETLLWTVPKEHSKTDEKIIRPIPDELVPWLLQLKADSDKEALILGEEKSPETVSQQGRFFWQRLGHEEAWTLHDIRRTLATRLNELGVAPYVVEQLLGHSLGGVMAIYNRSQYLPEKREALTMWLEHLDIMTNKTNNVTSIISSKRTA comes from the coding sequence ATGGGCAAACTCTACGACAAGCATTTGAAGGCTGTTTTAAATAAATCTCACCTTAAAGTGTTCACTTTGACCGATGGTGATGGATTGGGTGCAAGGGTCTCTTTACAAGGAAACGTGCGTTGGCAGTTTCGCTATAAGATTAACGGCGCAAGCAAACGTGTCGATCTCGGTGACTATCCTGATTTATCGTTGTTAAAAGCCCGCGAAGAAGCGCAAAAGTGTCGAGAATGGTTGGCGGAAGGCCATGACCCGAAACTGCAACGTTCCGTGATTCGACAAGAAACCCTTAAGCCTGTTTCTGTACAAGATGCCCTAGAGTACTGGCTGGTGGAATATGCAGAATCGAATCGTGCTAACGCTGACAAACATCGATCTCAATTTCAAAAACATATTTATCCCTATATTGGCGCTTTGCCACTCGCACAGACGGAAACGCACCATTGGATTGAGTGTTTTGATCGCGTTCGCAAGGGGATTGCTGGTAAGCAGCGTCCAGCACCTGTCGCAGCAGGTTATGTGCTGCAAAATGCAAAACAAGCGCTGCGTTTCTGCCGAGTTCGCCGCTATGCCACCAGCCGTGTTTTAGATGACCTTACCGTAAATGATGTTGGCAAGAAGCAACGCAAAAAAGACCGAGTGCTCACAGCACAAGAGCTCTCGGATTTATGGAATGCAGTCCAGACACCGAACAAGTTTCTTCCCTATTACTGCCATTTGGTTAAGTTTCTGATTGTGTTTGGTGCTCGCACTCAAGAAGTCCGTTTATCAAAATGGAAAGAGTGGGATTTTGAAACGTTGCTTTGGACAGTGCCAAAAGAGCACAGTAAAACAGATGAAAAAATCATTCGCCCTATTCCTGATGAGCTGGTGCCTTGGTTGCTTCAACTAAAAGCAGACAGTGATAAAGAAGCGTTGATTTTGGGAGAAGAGAAAAGCCCTGAAACAGTGAGCCAACAAGGTCGCTTCTTCTGGCAGCGCTTAGGCCATGAAGAGGCTTGGACATTACATGACATTCGTCGAACACTCGCGACGCGCCTTAATGAACTTGGTGTTGCGCCTTATGTTGTCGAGCAACTTTTAGGGCACAGCTTGGGGGGCGTAATGGCGATTTATAATCGTAGCCAGTATCTACCTGAAAAAAGGGAAGCGCTCACAATGTGGCTCGAACATTTAGACATTATGACGAACAAAACAAATAATGTGACGTCGATTATTTCCAGCAAAAGAACCGCGTGA
- a CDS encoding restriction endonuclease subunit S, with protein MTTNLSTVLISSDEQLYASSSLFKNTELGAIPIDWELASIENALANKHIFDQMDGNHGELYPKSHEFSSYGVPYIGATDFSTGRIDYKGCKYLPEQRAKKFKKGIARNGDVLFAHNATVGPVALVETTLDFVILSTTATYYRCNPEKINNHYLYHFFSSDFFVKQYSSVMSQSTRNQVPILAQRKFLLVLPPLTEQIAIANALSDVDALIQELEKLIAKKQAIKTATMQQLLTGRTRLPQFAHHPDGSKKGYKPSELGEIPEDWSVSPLKELLRENPKYGINAAAVPLEGNLPVYIRITDISEDGYFKPSEKVGVKSPFSGMYQLADGDIVLARTGASVGKSYLYRAEDGILVYAGFLIKISPEQSILEPKFLIQYLKTEQYWSWVTVNSMRSGQPGINGNEYGSLLIPCPTKEEQIAIATILSDMDKDVQSLENRLNKTRQIKQGMMQELLTGKTRLV; from the coding sequence ATGACAACCAATTTATCGACTGTGCTTATAAGTTCTGATGAGCAACTATATGCTTCAAGCAGTCTTTTCAAAAATACAGAATTAGGAGCTATTCCAATTGATTGGGAGCTTGCAAGTATTGAGAACGCTCTAGCAAACAAACATATATTTGATCAAATGGATGGAAATCATGGTGAGCTTTATCCTAAAAGCCATGAATTTAGCTCATATGGCGTGCCTTATATTGGCGCAACTGATTTCAGTACAGGTCGTATTGATTATAAGGGATGTAAGTATTTACCTGAGCAACGTGCAAAGAAATTCAAAAAAGGAATTGCACGTAATGGAGATGTACTATTTGCACATAACGCCACAGTTGGTCCAGTCGCATTAGTTGAGACAACATTAGATTTTGTTATTCTAAGCACTACTGCTACTTATTACCGATGCAATCCTGAAAAAATTAATAATCATTACCTGTATCATTTTTTCTCATCTGATTTTTTTGTGAAGCAGTACTCGTCAGTAATGTCACAGTCAACACGAAATCAGGTACCGATTCTGGCACAGCGTAAATTTCTGCTAGTGCTTCCGCCACTTACAGAACAAATCGCCATAGCCAATGCCTTATCGGATGTGGATGCGTTAATTCAGGAACTGGAAAAGCTGATTGCGAAAAAGCAGGCGATTAAAACCGCGACCATGCAACAACTGCTCACCGGCCGCACCCGCCTGCCACAATTCGCCCACCACCCCGACGGCAGCAAAAAAGGCTACAAACCCAGCGAACTCGGCGAAATCCCAGAGGATTGGAGTGTTAGCCCTCTAAAAGAATTACTTAGAGAAAATCCTAAATATGGAATAAATGCTGCGGCTGTTCCATTGGAAGGTAATTTGCCAGTTTATATCCGAATTACTGATATATCTGAGGATGGTTACTTTAAGCCTAGTGAAAAAGTCGGTGTTAAAAGCCCGTTTTCAGGTATGTATCAATTAGCTGATGGCGATATTGTATTAGCGCGAACTGGTGCAAGTGTTGGTAAGTCATATCTTTACAGAGCCGAAGACGGGATTTTAGTATACGCAGGGTTTCTGATTAAAATTTCACCTGAACAATCAATTTTAGAGCCAAAATTTCTTATTCAATATCTGAAAACAGAACAATATTGGTCTTGGGTAACTGTAAATTCCATGAGAAGCGGCCAGCCGGGAATTAACGGTAATGAGTATGGAAGCTTACTGATCCCATGTCCGACCAAAGAAGAACAAATAGCGATTGCTACAATCCTTTCAGATATGGATAAGGATGTTCAATCTCTCGAAAACCGTTTAAACAAAACCCGCCAGATCAAACAAGGGATGATGCAAGAGCTGTTAACCGGCAAAACCCGTTTGGTATAA
- a CDS encoding substrate-binding domain-containing protein, whose product MTKKQRATLQDVADQVGVTKMTVSRYLRSPDSVAAATREKIALAVEALGYIENRAPAMLSKSSSKAIGILLPSLSNQIFASFVQGIEAVTKANGYETLLAHFGYDEEEEERKIASLLAYQVDGLILTESHHTQRTLQMIASSGVPVVETMELPTNPIDMAVGMDHIEASYQAVKKIIAAGKRSIAYFGARLDTRTKLRMQGYDQAMQEAGLPIKHVLTGSHSSFSLAAQLLDEAFARYPDLDGVFCTNDDIAIGTLLVAQQRGIRVPEQLSVIGYNALDIGRTITPKLTSVDTPRYAIGEKSAELLIAALKGERAENHVMDMGYRFTAGESV is encoded by the coding sequence ATGACAAAAAAACAGCGCGCGACATTGCAAGATGTGGCGGATCAAGTTGGCGTAACAAAAATGACTGTGTCGCGTTATCTGAGAAGCCCGGATTCCGTGGCTGCGGCCACGCGGGAGAAGATAGCGCTCGCCGTTGAGGCTTTGGGATACATTGAAAATCGCGCCCCCGCGATGCTTTCTAAATCGTCCAGTAAAGCGATTGGTATTTTACTTCCTTCCTTGTCGAACCAAATTTTTGCCTCTTTTGTGCAAGGGATTGAAGCGGTGACCAAAGCCAATGGCTATGAAACCCTACTCGCCCACTTTGGTTACGATGAGGAGGAAGAAGAGCGCAAAATTGCTTCGCTGCTCGCCTATCAAGTCGATGGCCTGATTCTCACCGAAAGTCATCACACTCAGCGCACTTTGCAGATGATTGCCAGCTCTGGCGTGCCTGTCGTCGAAACCATGGAGCTGCCTACTAACCCGATTGATATGGCCGTAGGCATGGATCACATCGAAGCCTCATATCAAGCGGTGAAAAAAATTATCGCGGCGGGTAAACGTTCGATTGCCTATTTCGGTGCACGGCTTGATACCCGCACCAAACTGCGTATGCAGGGCTATGACCAAGCGATGCAAGAAGCCGGGCTGCCTATCAAGCACGTGCTGACTGGCTCACACTCCAGTTTCTCTCTCGCCGCTCAGTTGCTTGATGAAGCCTTCGCGCGTTACCCCGATCTGGATGGTGTGTTCTGCACCAACGATGACATCGCGATTGGCACTCTACTGGTGGCGCAGCAGCGTGGGATTCGGGTACCAGAACAGCTTTCAGTGATTGGCTATAACGCGCTAGACATCGGCCGCACCATCACACCAAAGCTGACTAGTGTTGATACACCACGTTATGCGATTGGTGAAAAAAGCGCTGAGCTACTGATTGCCGCACTCAAAGGTGAACGCGCGGAAAATCATGTGATGGATATGGGCTATCGTTTTACTGCGGGTGAAAGTGTGTAA
- the edd gene encoding phosphogluconate dehydratase, producing the protein MIHPVLAKVTENLIERSREARAAFIARSQAQEKAGKGRTSLSCGNLAHAVAASCSTEKKAILDFTRSNVAIVTSYNDMLSAHQPYQHYPDRIKMVLAEYGHTAQVAGGVPAMCDGVTQGQPGMDMSLFSRDLIAQATALSLSHNVFDATLLLGICDKIAPGQLMGALSYAHLPTAFMPAGLMATGISNEEKVDIRQKYAAGEVGKEALLNMECQAYHAPGTCTFYGTANTNQLVFEAMGLMLPGSAFVHPHSALRQALNDDATVKIASMTQGSAQYRPLYEVVTEKSLLNGIVALLASGGSTNHTIHMLAVARAAGILLTWQDMSDLSDVVPLLAKVYPNGPADMNAFQQAGGVPALMKRLHEAKLLHSDVTPVFGEFSDQLTLPELVDGELRWVACDGTRDAQVIAASEACFQATGGTKVLSGNLGRAVIKVSAVKEEQRIIEAPAVVFQCQHEVEAAYQRGELNKDCIVVVTHNGPAANGMPELHKLMPILGNVQKAGFKVALVTDGRLSGASGKIPSAIHVSPEAVRGGAIGLVRDGDLVRLDCSTGTLENLTDMSHRQALVLDTERDQQMWGRELFKVMRQAVSSAEQGASFIV; encoded by the coding sequence ATGATTCATCCGGTTTTAGCCAAAGTCACTGAAAATCTAATCGAGCGTAGCCGTGAAGCACGCGCGGCATTCATTGCACGCAGTCAAGCACAAGAAAAAGCCGGCAAAGGTCGCACCTCACTCTCTTGCGGTAATTTAGCCCACGCAGTGGCGGCCTCTTGCAGCACAGAGAAAAAAGCGATTCTCGATTTCACGCGCAGTAATGTGGCGATTGTCACCTCGTACAATGACATGCTCAGTGCGCATCAACCTTATCAGCACTATCCAGACCGCATTAAAATGGTGTTGGCTGAATATGGCCACACAGCGCAGGTAGCCGGAGGTGTGCCCGCGATGTGCGATGGCGTGACGCAGGGCCAACCGGGGATGGATATGTCGCTGTTTTCGCGTGATTTGATTGCGCAGGCGACCGCACTCTCCCTCAGTCACAATGTGTTTGATGCCACTTTGCTGCTCGGCATCTGTGACAAAATTGCCCCGGGGCAATTGATGGGCGCGCTCTCTTACGCTCATCTGCCGACCGCGTTTATGCCTGCAGGCTTAATGGCGACTGGTATCAGTAACGAAGAGAAAGTCGATATTCGCCAAAAGTATGCGGCGGGTGAAGTGGGTAAAGAGGCACTGCTGAATATGGAGTGTCAGGCATACCATGCACCAGGCACTTGTACTTTTTACGGCACGGCAAATACCAACCAATTAGTGTTTGAAGCGATGGGGTTGATGCTGCCGGGCTCGGCGTTTGTGCACCCTCACTCAGCGCTGCGCCAAGCATTGAATGATGATGCCACCGTAAAAATCGCTAGCATGACGCAAGGTTCCGCTCAATATCGCCCACTCTATGAAGTGGTAACAGAGAAAAGCTTACTTAATGGTATTGTGGCTCTGTTGGCATCAGGTGGCAGCACGAACCATACGATTCATATGCTGGCGGTGGCACGTGCGGCAGGAATTTTGCTGACGTGGCAAGACATGAGTGATCTGTCTGACGTGGTTCCTCTGCTAGCGAAGGTGTACCCGAATGGCCCCGCGGATATGAACGCTTTCCAACAAGCGGGCGGTGTACCCGCGCTGATGAAGCGTTTGCATGAAGCCAAGTTGCTGCATTCAGACGTAACACCGGTGTTTGGTGAGTTTAGTGATCAGCTGACTCTGCCTGAGTTGGTGGATGGCGAGCTGCGTTGGGTTGCGTGTGATGGCACGCGTGATGCGCAAGTGATCGCGGCTAGCGAAGCGTGTTTCCAAGCGACTGGCGGCACCAAAGTGCTCAGCGGTAACTTAGGCCGTGCGGTGATCAAAGTCTCTGCGGTGAAAGAGGAGCAGCGAATCATTGAAGCACCGGCGGTGGTATTCCAATGTCAGCATGAAGTGGAAGCCGCGTACCAGCGTGGCGAGCTCAATAAAGATTGCATCGTGGTGGTGACGCACAATGGCCCTGCGGCCAATGGTATGCCAGAGTTGCACAAACTGATGCCAATTTTGGGCAACGTGCAAAAGGCTGGATTCAAAGTCGCGTTAGTGACGGATGGTCGTTTGTCCGGTGCATCTGGCAAAATTCCTTCCGCTATCCATGTATCACCAGAAGCGGTACGCGGCGGAGCCATTGGCCTAGTGCGTGATGGTGACCTAGTGCGCCTAGATTGCAGCACGGGTACGTTGGAAAACCTGACTGACATGAGTCACCGCCAAGCCTTGGTACTCGATACCGAGCGTGACCAACAAATGTGGGGACGCGAATTGTTTAAAGTGATGCGCCAAGCGGTCTCTTCCGCCGAACAAGGGGCGAGCTTTATTGTTTAA
- a CDS encoding gluconokinase, with translation MAGSSIIVMGVCACGKSTIGELLAKQTGRKFIDGDDLHPRANIQKMASGQPLDDEDRKPWLERIRDAAYSLESKNEHGVIVCSALKKQYRDQIREGNQNVTFLFLDGSKELIMERMRARQGHFMKENMVNSQFETLQRPDGEPKTLIIPIDCSVQEIVNGAIQALQEQEGL, from the coding sequence ATGGCCGGTAGTAGCATCATTGTGATGGGGGTTTGTGCTTGCGGTAAAAGCACCATTGGTGAGTTATTGGCAAAGCAGACTGGGCGAAAATTCATTGATGGCGATGATCTTCATCCGCGCGCCAATATTCAGAAAATGGCCTCCGGCCAACCGTTAGATGACGAAGATCGTAAGCCTTGGTTGGAGCGTATTCGCGATGCCGCCTACAGCCTTGAGAGTAAAAATGAACACGGCGTGATTGTGTGTTCAGCACTCAAAAAGCAGTACCGCGATCAGATCCGTGAAGGCAACCAGAATGTGACCTTCTTGTTCTTAGATGGCTCGAAAGAGCTGATCATGGAGCGTATGCGCGCTCGCCAAGGCCATTTCATGAAAGAGAACATGGTCAACAGCCAATTTGAAACCTTACAGCGCCCAGATGGTGAGCCGAAAACGCTGATCATTCCGATTGATTGCTCAGTGCAAGAGATTGTGAATGGTGCCATTCAAGCACTGCAAGAGCAGGAGGGGTTATGA